From Coffea arabica cultivar ET-39 chromosome 2e, Coffea Arabica ET-39 HiFi, whole genome shotgun sequence, the proteins below share one genomic window:
- the LOC113729349 gene encoding uncharacterized protein, producing MWTYNPKADIVFKKGLLFTNIDAFRAVLKDYVIQKGFPIMRLKNEKSKVIAICGVEGCKWRIHASPVADSITFMIKTYQGPFGGVFLTAATLDANNSIFPIAFAVGLNIAYEEIVPVASGRHCCRHICSNFKAQFSDILLSNLFWRATKSFDVTGHNETMASIKELNIEAWKYLDKISKTTWCRYTFNTRLKCDHITNNCTESFNAWIGELRGKPILTLVDRLRKKFMKKMHKRYQKGYMLTTAITPKMVDKLQRIGQVSRQCELTMAFDDVFEVGDMNRFYIVNLPAKSYDCGAFQISGLPCKYAALEIIYKRQKLESYCEHWFSRDMYLKTYASMIHPIPDEKMWSPMPHVTPAIVLAPLLRRAPGRPKMKRRREHDEGQSTSQPKRWSRFKCGNCDSFSHNKRSCQVAPV from the exons atgtgGACGTACAACCCAAAAGCAGATATAGTGTTTAAGAAAGGTCTACTGTTTACTAATATCGATGCATTTAGAGCAGTTTTAAAGGACTATGTAATTCAGAAAGGATTTCCAATTATGAGACTGAAGAATGAGAAGAGCAAAGTCATTGCTATTTGTGGTGTTGAAGGATGCAAATGGAGAATTCATGCATCACCAGTTGCAGATTCCATAACCTTTATGATTAAAACTTATCAAG GTCCCTTTGGTGGTGTGTTTCTCACAGCAGCCACTTTAGATGCTAACAATAGCATTTTTCCTATTGCATTTGCTGTG GGCTTGAATATAGCTTATGAAGAGATAGTGCCTGTTGCGAGTGGAAGGCATTGTTGTAGGCATATCTGTAGCAATTTTAAAGCTCAATTTTCTGATATTCTGCTTAGTAACTTGTTCTGGAGAGCAACAAAAAGCTTTGATGTTACAGGACATAATGAAACCATGGCCAGCATAAAGGAGTTAAACATAGAAGCATGGAAATATTTGgacaaaatttccaaaacaacttggTGCAGATATACCTTTAATACTAGACTAAAATGTGATCATATTACAAATAACTGCACTGAGTCCTTCAATGCATGGATAGGTGAGCTAAGAGGGAAACCTATCTTGACACTAGTTGATAGGCTGAGGAAGAAGttcatgaagaaaatgcataagcGATATCAGAAAGGGTACATGCTCACCACTGCCATTACACCAAAGATGGTTGATAAACTACAAAGAATAGGACAAGTATCAAGACAATGTGAACTCACTATGGCTTTTGATGACGTATTTGAAGTGGGGGATATGAATAGGTTTTACATAGTCAATTTACCAGCTAAAAGTTATGATTGTGGAGCATTTCAAATTTCAGGACTTCCTTGTAAATATGCTGCATTGGAGATTATCTACAAGAGACAAAAGTTGGAATCCTACTGTGAGCATTGGTTCTCAAGAGATATGTACTTAAAGACATATGCAAGTATGATTCATCCAATTCCTGATGAGAAAATGTGGTCACCTATGCCACATGTTACCCCTGCAATAGTCTTGGCTCCTCTATTAAGGAGAGCTCCAGGTAGACCAAAGATGAAAAGGAGAAGGGAACATGATGAAGGACAGTCTACATCACAACCAAAAAGATGGAGCAGGTTCAAGTGTGGAAACTGTGACTCTTTTAGTCATAACAAGAGGTCATGCCAAGTAGCACCTGTCTAG
- the LOC140036429 gene encoding uncharacterized mitochondrial protein AtMg00710-like, with protein MLSNAGLDRKFWAEAMTYAQHLVNHLPSYVIGGKTPLEVWSEKPATDYDSLRIFGSTAYYHVNESKLDPRAKKALFMGFNVGVKEYRLWCLEVKKTIISRDVTFDESAMLNKVTQDGTSGTPQQVECTPK; from the coding sequence ATGCTGTCTAATGCTGGATTAGACAGAAAGTTTTGGGCTGAGGCTATGACATACGCTCAACATCTCGTTAATCACTTGCCATCATATGTAATCGGTGGCAAGACTCCATTAGAGGTATGGTCTGAAAAACCTGCAACAGATTATGATTCTTTACGTATTTTTGGTTCTACTGCATATTATCATGTAAACGAATCAAAGTTAGATCCACGTGCAAAGAAAGCTCTCTTCATGGGCTTTAATGTTGGAGTTAAGGAATACCGTTTGTGGTGTCTAGAAGTAAAGAAGACCATTATCAGCAGGGATGTTACCTTTGACGAATCTGCCATGTTGAATAAGGTAACACAAGATGGGACTAGTGGTACTCCGCAACAGGTGGAGTGTACGCCGAAATAG